Genomic DNA from Setaria italica strain Yugu1 chromosome V, Setaria_italica_v2.0, whole genome shotgun sequence:
ATGTTGCTACATGCTTGACGCCACCACACCATGGGTACTAGGGGGTGGAGCATATATTTGGATTACGAAGAAATATTGAGTTAGAGACAACCTGCATTATCCCGCATATGGGATTCCGGATCCACACACACATTAATGATTAAAACTCCAgtaacaaatcatagaaattcACAGATTTTTTATCCAATTAAAATTAATGGCATAGAAACATCTCGAAATCACAGAAAAACAGCAAGATTCCACATTTATTCCAAAAACATTGGTGTCTATGCATACTCATAAATCATAGTCACAAATCCGAAATCCCAAGCATCAGGCCCACGGATGGCAACGGGGCTATCCCCGCCGGGGATGAGCCGAACGATCTACTCCCCGATGGAGCAGAACTTCCCCGTCCCCCATCCCCATCCACGTTCGCGGGGGAGGATtttccccgtccccgtccccgacTGGGGATTTCTCACCCGACGGGGCTCCCGACCCCGATAATTCCCCGCAAACCAGTAGCATACAGGCACAGGCGCACAGCAAATGAGTCTATCAGGCATTCAGGCATCAGCAAACTAGTAGCATATAGCAAATTCTACAGATAACAAATGACCAGTTGAGTAGCTgaccaacaaggcaacaataaCTTAGTATCAGGCTATCAGCAGACAACAGCTGACCAACTGACCACATTTAACAGCAGTAGCAACAACAATTCATTTAACAATTCATTTAACATTTAACAGCAGTAGCAACCACATTTAACTGACCACATTTAACAACTGACCACATTCTACAGATAAAGTAGCTTATTATCACACATCACCAGTTCACCACTTCGAGACTTCCGGTTCACCACATAGAGTCACAGACATTACATTAGATAGCAGCAGTTCTAGACTTCTAGAGTTCTAGTCATCCACTGACCAACAACAATTCAACTTAGTATCAAGTTCATGGCAGTAGCAGCAAAAGCAAGATAGTAGTAGTGTTATCACACATCATTCGTTACAACCAAAGCTTACATAAATAGTTAGTGTTAAATTGTTAATGCTGGTCGAACAGTGTGATCACATTCTACTTGGATAGCACGCCATCTTGACAGTTGGTTTCAAGGATCTGAACATATGGTCAGGGAGGAATCTGCTGACTGCTGTGCTCCTAGCCTCCTACTGGAGTTAAATTGCAAGATCCTACATAGATATACATGGACACAAGTTACTGACTGAAAAATGAAAAGAGAAGACACAATAAATACATGAATGTTGCTGTACTGGATATCAATCACCTGAAGGCCTTCTTGAACTTCTTGAAGAACGGACCAAAAACTAGCAGGTTGTCCTTCATGAGTAACAAGGCCTACTTAGGATTGCAAGAATATTTTTCAATTAGAAGCTATCAAGTATGAACTACATGAGGAAAAAAACATTGAATAACTGGACAAAAACATGAAGAATTGTAAATTGCCCAAGAAATTTACCTTTATACTTGTTTCTAATCCAATCTTGTGAGCACATTAGAGCCTCCAGCATTTGAGAAGTGAGCCTGCTGCGATGCTCACTAAGAACTCACCCACTAGTGCTAAATGCTGATTCTGAAGCAACTGTGGTTATAGGAATTGCAAATATATCTCTTGCTATCAATCTCAAAGTAGGATAGCGTGTTCCTGCCACTTTCCACCAATCTAAAATATCAAAGTCCTTTGTAAGTATGTCcaccatctcatcctccaaGTAGCGATCCAACTCAGATCTGAATCTTATGGCGGCTGGCTTTGTACTTGCAACACGGGCACTAAAGGAAGACAAGAAGCCTGAATTCCCTACTGCAGGTGCTGATGCCTTGCTAACTCTAGGTTCATCCTCTTCCAAATGGTACTCAAGCATCAAATCACTCAGTGATTCCTTCACTTTAGTAACCTCATCCTCACAATCCACCCTATGTCTTCCAAGTAACACCTCAAAACATTGAAGCAGCATAATGTGTTTGAATCGAGGATCAAGAAGAGTAGCAATGCCCATCAGGCCTTGAATATCAGTCCAATATTTCTTAAACTTTGCTTCCATATTAATTGACATTTcttcaatcaaaaaattacCACAAACTGACCACTCCTTAATGTTACTTCTAATCTCACAAATTTTGTAGAAGAACATGTTTGCTGTGACATAATCAGTTCCAGAAAATAGTGTTGATATGTCACTAAACAGTTTAAGCCTTTCTACAACATAACCAGCAAATTCCCATTCTTGCTCAGTAGGGCAGCAAGTGTATTGCCTATCCACACGACTTGCTCTAATGAAAACAGCCTTGTAGGGTAGTGCAGTACTAAGCATTGTATAAGTTGAATTATGAAAACAGCCTTGTAGGGTAGTGCAGTACTAAGCATTGTATAAGTTGAATTCCATCGTGTTTTGCAATCAAGGCCTATCTTCTTATCAATCTTAACATGAACATACTTTGCTATCTCCTCAAACTTCTCAACCCTTTTTGGTGTTGCTGTCCAATAAGCTACACTATCACGAAAGTTTTCAATTGCATCTTTTAACATTTCTAATCCATCCTTAACAATCAGATTCAAGATATGAGCACAACAACGCATGTGTAAGAATTTCCCTTCACCCAACAGCTTATTTTTTCCAATTTTCCTGACCAGATAAGGAATTGCACTATCATTTGTACTGCAATTATCAAGGGTGATAGTGGATACCTTCTCATCAAGATTCCAATCAACAAGGGAGTCATAGAGTTCATCGCCAATGACATCATGAGTGTGAGGAGCTGGCACATAAATAAACCTGTACCAGCATTATGAGTGAATCAATGAAATGCAAACAAGTTAAACTATAGGCTGTGATCTAGATCCAGAATGCTCACCTCATGATAATATTTCTAAGAGTCCAAGATTCATCGATAAAGTGTGTTGTGATAGCCATGTAACCTCTCTTTTGGTTGTCAGAGGTCCACATGTCACTAGTGATGGCCACTCTAGATTTGATTCCAGCCATGTACTGaatggccttcttcctctctagCTCATATTGATCAATGATGTGcttcctgaaaaaaaaatataacacCTTTAGATATGCATTAACAGAACTTAAGCTACATAAAAAATAACTTGCAACTATATACCTTAGTGTGTTTCTGGTCCCAATCTTGAAGAGTGGTTGAAGTGCATGTACAAATCTCCGAAAGCCTGCATGATCAACCATGGAAAGAGGGTATTCATGCAGCACCATCATAGCACCAAGTTCCTTTCTTGCTATATCTTGATCAAAGGTGTAGTTCTCCACTGAAACTTTCCCTGAATCTGTGGCAGTGAACCTCAATGACGCTTGTGACAATGTCTTGTTTCCAGACAGATGAATCTTTCTAAGTGTACAACTCTTTAAGTGATCATGAAGATGCTTAGTTCCACTCCTTGTTTCACCTCCAAGCTTGCTGGAGCAATACATGCACTTCACCTTTATTTTGCCATTCCATCTCACTCTCTTGAATTCCTTCCAAACAACTGAGGTCAGCTTCCTCTTCGAACCCACCTCgacaccatcttcttcttcctcttcaacctcctcttcttcatcatcatctattTCAATTGCTTCGGATTGATTTGCTTCAGATTCATTGAAAGATTCAGGATGTGAATCAGTTTCTGGCTGTGAGCCAAGAGAAACTGGAGCTTGGCTGCTACTACCTTCTGACATCTTCTTTTGCTTCTGCAGCCTACCATCATATTATTTAACAATCATGCATGGAAACaccaaaaaaatggaaaagaatcAAAAGAAGCagtagcagcaacaacaacaaactGAAATGGTTTCAAGCTAGTTGCTGTATAATCTAATCCATATCTAACCAGTTGGTGTACTTGGAGCTCGCCTCTGTCTGTGTATAATTCTCTCTTTATAAATTATACAAGTCCTTTAGGTTGGATCAATGTGCCTGTATTGTACCCTCCtgcatttcctttcttttatccATGGCGAACATTGATCCAACCTAAAGGAGTGAAACCTCTATCTGTCTTGGGCATCAGTCATCAGATCAGAGGGATCCTAAAAAAAAGCATGAAACTAAGGCAGCAGGGTTTTTTTTTGAGCTTCGGAGCAAGCAGATGACAGGCCATGTACATTCAGTCCGTGGGCAAATTAAGCAACTTTGTTTAGGACTCAATACTGCGACCAGACAATTAGTTCAATTTGTTGagaaattaaaataaaatacaGGTTTGCTATGATAAATCTGATGCACAAGTGGCAAACAAACAACAACTTTTCAACAATGAGGAACAAATCAAGTAGGTTCAACAACCTTTCCAGAGAATTGGTATGACATCTTGAAAGTTTGAAACTAACTCAACTATTTTATTCATCCCCCTGATCAGCAGCAATCACACACTAAGCATACTACAATATTACCTATACAACTAACTAATTAAACCAATGAAACTATATATGACACCTAGCTTATCTAGTGAAATGAGAATAACTAAGTAACAGACTAAGTAACTAGGATTTTACAGCAGCAAAagaacaacaaaataaatcaaatgCAAGTTTGTGTACTAACCCTAGTGATTGAATAATATTGCACCCAGCCTTATTTGTTGGACCTCCCTGCAAGCGGCGGCGCTTTGGGTCAGCAGCTTTGGCCACAGGTGGTCGGGGAAGCCGCTTTGGGTCATCTGCAACAATGGTGGATTTGGTGGTTCTGTTCTTCTTCAGGGGTGGATGTGGAGCAACAACTGGGTCCTTCACTCCGGTGGTAGCGGCGGCCTTCACTGCATCCttcgctccggcggcggcggcctccactGCGTCCTTCGATCCGACGGCGGCAGCCTCCACTGCGTCCTTCGATCTGACGGCGGCAGCCTTCACAGGGTCGTCAAATCTAGTGCCAGCGACCACACCCTTGCTTCTCTCGGTGGGATCCGGCGGCGGTCGGTCGGAGGCGTCGTCGTCCCTTGAGGGGGGACGGCTGGGTCAGTAGAGAAACGGGCACACTCCAATCGGAAGGGTTAACGATGGGAGAAACGGAAAAAGGAAGAAGGATTCACCGGCAATCCATGGTGAATCGACTTGCGAGCGACGATACGATGGGGGTtggccgcctccggccgcccgCCGGGAGAAGATCAGAAGGCGAGCtggcgaggggaggggaggcgagcTGGCGGGCTAGCGGCtagggggtgcggcggcggccggaggggaAGCGGGCAAGCGGGCAAGCGGCGGCCGGGACAACCGGGAGAAGCGACTGTGCGAGTCTttgggagaagcggcggcggacgggcggagggCAGACGTCTGGACTGGGAGTCGCGAGtcgctagggtttgggggtgtttgggggCCGGTGGCCGGCCGACGGGCCGAACGAAAACGTTTTCGTGGGCTTGGGCCGGTATACTCGGGTCTTCGGCGGGGAACGGGGACGGGGCCAAGGAGAACGTTCTGCCCCCCGGTTCACCCGGCGGGGATGGAAATATGCCCATTAAGCTCCCCATGGGGACTAAAAACATCTCATTTGCGTCCCCTAATGGATGAAATCCCCATCGGGGATCGGGGATCGGAGCCCATTGCCATCTCTAATCAGGCCTAACCATGGGCTGCACATGCAAACAAGGCATAAAAATCTCGCATCACTGGTCAAACATGCATAAATTGGTTGTCAGATTTTCACACAAATAGATCCATTCACTTGTTGCATAGAAACATCGAATCCATAAGCTTTGATTTTTATGCAAAAAAATGGCAATTTATATGCAACCCCATTCATCTGAcacaaaacaaatatctacTGTGATTTGAACCAATTATGGCACGAATTATATACACGCAGCAGGAAGTACATATGATAGAACACGGACATATATATGATTACAAAAACCATGTGAGCACACCTGCACATAAAAAATCAGACCACACAGCGGCTACAAGAAAAAACGGGAAAACAAAGCATTATACCTGTAGACCACAGGCAAAAGATCAAGAACTTATTTTTCCCATCGTGAGATTCATAAAATGCATGCATCCTGTGCCTGGTCAGTGCGCCCAGATCTCATGGCCTCCACCTCCCACAGCGGCCAGCTAGAATGGCTTGTCCAGCACAATAAGCACCAGCTATCTCCAAATCTGCAGAGAATTAATTTCTGGACAATGAAGAGCACTAGTGCAGCTGCTGCTACCTCAGCGGCATATCATCGAACGGTTTACCTACACCTGGTTTGGATGCAGCCGTGTCGAGAGTCAAGACTCTCCATCCTGTCGCCGTGCGGGAGAGGGCACCGCTGCAGTTTATGCCGTCCCGAAGGGCCGCTGCCGCCCGGATCAGGGAGGTTGACGAGGTTCTGATGGGGGCGCCGCCGGTGCACGAGCGACGTGCTGCTCCCGCTCATCCCCTTTCAGCGCCAGGCCGCCTCTCGCGCGATACAGGCCCAGCGCCGCCGGTGGAGAGGAGGGAGCACTGCTGCCGACGAGCGCCACGCCTGGATAAGCGCCGCCGGTGTGGGGGTGGGGTCACACATGACAGCCTCGCTCCTGGCCTCCACCGCAGCAGCACGCATCGATCTACGACCGTATCACATGTGGATGCAAGCCgaggaggggtgggggcgccagCCGGCTTCCAGCCGCGCCGCACGGATCTCGTCGATGCAGGTCGCCGAGGGGAGAGAGGCGAGGGAGGGTGCCGAATGGCAGAAGCTTAAACTGCCAATTTTCTGCACGATTTCTGCCATGActttcattaattaattaaatagtTTTGTGTTTTCTGCCAATTTGGTGGCTCATACCCAGGAAAAAAAACCGCGCCGTGCGAGCGTGAGCGCGGGACGCACGAGGTGCTCAAACTGCCATTCATTGGTTTCAAATTCGTAAGTCATCGTCTAACTACAGACCTCACACTGCTTCTGCACCTGCCAATGGACGAAGATATCAATAAAAGAGATGTCAAAAATCTgtgaggccccgtttggatcattggaattgaattccatcctaataatcatgatttagacataaattaattaagctaatataattgtatgtggaatatagttgtatattatagttggtgatatgggggagatacttatatgctgcacttctactagagagaagcgagtccaagagcgtgctataagaattgaattccattctaataaccataatctatagaatcaatttccatctcccaccctatgaatttaagataggcttatatctaaactttggaaagttgtggaatgctaCATTCCagcataaattagcctactccattaaatagattccaattccttcaaatgaagggacccaaacGGGACCTGAGAGAAATATTATGATTAGAACTATGAGGAAGACCAAACAACTGAAACCTTCTTTATGCTCTGCTAGTCTTACTTGGGCCACATATTACCTAAACATACTTATTACAccctacaattttttttctgaaacacGCAGGAGGGTTGTGCATCtatatattaagaagaagaagggtgTAGAACCCCAGTCACCAATACACAGGTTTTAGGGGGAAAACCTGGAGAAACCACAACACAAACTCTATTACCCTTAACTATGAAAAAACAACTTGACCAGAAGACTTAAGCCTATCCATCTAGCAACAGGGCGAGGAGGTAAGCAATTCCTCGAGCCCCAGCAATATCCCACATATGCAGCTCCTCCCTAATAAAAGATAGAATTCCATTCAGGTTAGGCTGCAGACCGTCAAACAAGCAGCGATTGCGATGATTCCAGAGCAACCAGGCCACCAAGATTATAATTGAATTGAGCCCCTGTTTAACCTGACCATCCACCCTGCTGCTCACCTTGTCCCACCAATCATCAAAGGAGCCTTCTTCAGGTTCTGGGGCTAATACCTGCAGGCCGAGTCCTTGTAAAATACTGAACCATGTCTGGCGTGAAAAGACACAGGACAACAGCAGGTGATTTGTAGTCTCCTCCTCTTGGTCGCAAAAGGGACATCGTTCAGGGTGAGGCAAACCCCTCTTGGCAAGCCGATCAGCCGTCCAGCATTTGTTGTGAGCAACCAACCACAAGAAAAATTTACACTTGCCAGGAGCCCAACTCTTCCAGATTATTACACCCTACATTAACTCAATTTTGTTAATTGTGTATGAATGATTCTACAATTGTTAAATGATAGCTAAAGAAAACTCCATTCACCCATTCATAGGAGTCAGACAAATCTTGAAGCATGTTAAGAGTTAAATATCTTGAATCAAACCCTAGTTTGAGCTTTAAAATTGTGCAACTCACACAGAGTGAAGCatgaaagcaatcaaaaagaaTAAGCTGCAATGACATTCCAGAAGAAGCCtgaaatttatttttcaacCTAATCACGTACAAATCAGAAATCGGTTTACATGCAATGTAACCTCGCCTAAGTCTACGAAAGTAATGGCACATGCGATACTTAGAATCAGACGATTTTTCTTGGAATTTTCAAGCAAAGCATGTAAAGTTTGAGATCCTTAATGGTTTTGTTTAAGAAATGAAGGCATGTATGATACATTGCCACTTATTATATTAATCTTGATAATAGAGGTAATGTATGATAATAGTTTTGACTTTCCAAACAAAGCCAGGATGGTGAGAGTTCAACCAGAGCAAGCGGAGGACCACAGTGCTGAAGGGTCCAGACTGGCAGACTGATAGCATGTGTGCACTTCAACAGTCTAGTCAACAAAACATTGGCTCCATGTGTTAGTAGTACCAGCAAAGTTGGCTCTTTGAGAAATGATCAGTTGCTCCTTGCTACCAGCAAGATGCAACACTGCATTACAAAGACCCAAACATGAGGTCAATAAACCAGTACATCTCAcatgattttctaactaatcagTATATATTAAAGAGCTAGCTTGAGATGCAGGTAGATGGACAGAGAAGATGACCAACTAAATTGCTGATATCACATTGTAATTTCATGGACAGAGACCGCAACTCGAAAAATATAAACAAATGTCATAGCATTAGTATATATTTATAAGCTGGCGAAACCATACAAAGACTTGTCTTGGCAACGCAGTTTCTGAAGTCAAATCGAGCGATAAGGAACGAGATATGTGTCTGAATCAGCTTTCTCATCACCAAATGGAGCACCTGCAATGACCGTATTCAaactacaacaacaacaacaacatagccttttagtcccaagcaagttggggtaggctagagttgaaacccaacaagagccacaccCGTATTCAAACTACATTCCACCAAAACAAAATACAGATTCACACAATCAAACTGTATATCCACCAAATTGACCTATGAATGCATCAAATCGAACAAGCAAGCACCAATAAAGAAATTCAAGATACAGGATGGTAACTGGTGCTCACGGATGATTTTTAAGGATAATGTGCTTCCTGCTGCACTTTGCTTGCTGGAGGACGGAGCTCACCACAGGACTCCAAAGACAGGCATCGTCACAGCTCGTCATCTCGCGGCGACACGACCTTGATGCTGTTCATGGCTACTCCTTTGTTGCCACAGTGGGAGGGCGGTGTGCTGACCAGGCACTGCCACAATCAAAGAAAAGGGCAGTGGTAGGGACAGCCAACAGAACCAGGTGGGAGCAGACCTCAAGTAGGCTGGGACTGCTGCGGGTAGGTAGGCGCTGGGAGAGGACGATACTTGGAAGGGGTGGCGCATGGCCCGAATGAGATGCCATAGTGGGAAGACGGAGCACCATGGAAGCCGTACCGTGGAGGGGATGCGGCTGGGGCAGGGCAGCGGTGGGAGTGGAGGCGGCAGTGATGGCCAGGAGGCGGAGCGGTGCCTGGGCAATGGCCAAGCCAAGGAGGTGGCGCGGGAGGTGGAATGTTTCGCGGAGGGGCAAGGAAGATAGCTTTTGCGCCAGGAATCATTTGTTTACGCATGGGCTGAGTAACTAATGGAGCGGACAAGCACCGTATAACATGAATTGCAGCTTTCATatatagaatttttttttctcgaatacgcaggagaactgcgtatcattgtattaaaAGTAGAGAGAGAAGTCATACAGAGACCCAAAcacacacacccacacccaCTTACTGACTGAAACTAATCACCTATGACTGAGATGAAAGACCTGACCAATCATATATAGAAATGACTCATAAATTTTGACAAGTTTCTAATGGCACTGAATTATAACTTACAAGTGCTACAGGTACCTAATGATCCaaagaaaaataattgcattatGCATTTATGCACAAAATTCAAGTGCAGGTATGACAAAACATTTTTCATaacaattatttttatatttttccttttattcctgCTTCTGGTTGAAATAATCAGAGTGctaaccttccttatctcttGGGAACTCAACTATAAGCTGCTGATATCAATTCCAGTTGATCTTCTTCAGGAGATTCTCCAAGTGCATCCAGTTCTTCATCAAAGGGGAATTTACAAGTTTGAtgatacccttcatccttcatgTGTTTGGCTAGCCTCATCAACTCCACATTTATATTTGTTGCTTCAGGATGCTGCTGTTCCCCAACAACGAACACATGAACTTGGCAATTAAGTTCAACCCAGCTACACCCTAGATCCTTGCTAACTCCTCGGAGTCTCATCAAACGTCTCACCCGCTCAACGTCAATCCACTTGCTCTGGGCAGCATAGATGTTTGACAACAATATATAAGCAGAGGAATCCTCAGAACCTAACTCCATCAGTTTTTCACCTGCATATGCTCCAACATTGAAATCCCGTAAACTGCGACATGCTCCTAGGACTATACGCCATAAGCATGTTCCATGGTCAACAGTTATTGACTCTATGAAGTCCTTTGCTTCTTTCAACTGCCCTGCTCGGCTAAGAATATCAACCATGcaagcatagtgatcaagcctAGGAATTAAATCATAATCTTTGGTCATTGCCCTAAAATAAAACCAACCTCTATCAACTAAGCCCATGTGGCTACAAGCACACAATACATTAATGAATGTTATATGATCAGGTGCAGTGCCCTCTAGCTTCATCTCCTCGAACAGGTCAAGTGCACCATTGCCACACCCATTTTGTGAAAAACCAGAAATGATTGAGTTCCATGCAATAACATCCTTATCAGGCATGCTTCTGAAGACAACCATGCCATCTTCAAGATTCCCACACTTTGAATACATTGTAGACAGAGCACTTCCAACAGAACCACCCAAACCAAAACCACACTTAATAATTTGGGCATGCAGTTGCTTCCCTGGCTCCAATGCTGCAAGGCATGCACATGCTCTAAGAACACTAGTGATAGTCAAATTACTGGGCATGATGCCCTCTTTGTCCATCTTGGCATACAACACCAGTGCTTCCTCAAGCTCCCCATTCTGCACATGCCCAGCAATCATCGCCGTCCAAAGGACAACGTCATCAACATCACACAACTGCTGAAACCCGCCTTTTGCATCACCAATACAACCACACTTGGCATACATGTCCACCAATGCGCTCTTCACATAAACCTGCATCTCAAACCCAAGcttcatcatcaaaccatgTGCCTGCTTCCCAACAGCCAAAGCTCCCATATCACTGCATGCATTCAGTACCCCTACAAAGGTGAATTCTGTTGGTGAGAATCCTGCAGCATGCATCTGTAAGAACATCCTAGCTGCACTATCTGCCTCCCCATTCTGAGCATACCCAGTGATCATCGCTGACCATGTTATTGAGTTCCTCTCCTTCGATGACCCAAACACCTGCCGAGCTGCTTCCATACACTCAGCTTTTGCATACAATGTGACAAGTGAATTCTCCACAGACATAAATCCCACCAACCCATCCTTCACAACCAACCCGTGCACCTGCACCCCCATAAGCAAACCTGATGGTACGCTAACTGCACTAAGAACCGCCGTGGTGACAAATTCATTTTTCTCCAAGGGGCACTCCTGAAGCATCAGCTGGAAGATCTCAAACGCCTCCTCAGAACACTTCCCCAGAGCATACCCAGACACCATAGCAGTCCAAGACACCGCATTCCGATGTGGCATTCCGTCAAACACACTGCGGGCATCGGAAGTAATACCGAGTTTACAATACATGTTTAGCAGGGCAGTAGAGACGAACACATTGTCAgagccggtggcggcggagggaagCTTGCACGCGAGCGCGTGGGCTGCAGCGCCTGCAGACGCGGAGGGCGCACGGGCCGCGGCGGTGAACGCAGCGGCGAAGGAGTGTGGCGTCGGGAGGACGGCGCGGTCATAGGAAGAGAGCATCAAGCGGAACTGCGAGAGCGCGGCGAGGGGGTGGTGACGGGAGAGCGGGTTGAGAAGAGAGTTCCACGAGGCGACgtcgcgcgcggccgcggggaTATCATCGAAGACGGCGAAGGCGGCCGCGAGGAGCGGCCGCGAGAGGGAGCAGTAGAAGGTGATCAGGGAGTTGGAGACGGGTGcgtgggaggcggcgccggactTGACCGCCCAGCCATGgagggcctcgccggcgcgcggggcgCGGGTGGATGCGGCCGCGCGGCGGAGGTGCTCGATGAATTGAGTGTGCGACATGCgcagcgcgggcggcgccgcgcctGCCATGGCGTGAGCAGGAGCAAGAGCAAAAGAAGCACTGGACAATGGGGCTCGCCGTCGCTgtgcatccgccgccgccctgacTGGGGCCACCACGCGTCGCCGTGCATCCGCTGCCGGCCCTCACCGTATCCTCCGACCTCCCCCACCGGCGCCATCGCTCGTCTCCATGGATCCGCCGCCAGGGGAGGGAtggaggcgcgggcggcggcgttcAGGGAGGCGCGGGCGCGAAAGAAAAGCGGCGAGAAGTTGCTGGCGCCCGCCGCCAGAGAAAGCGGTTTCTTAGTGCAAGATGCGGAAACTGAATTGGGGCGTTCCGAGCGTCCACATGGATACAAGTaaccgtcacatcggatgtttaatactaactagaagtattaaatatagactaattataaaactaattatacagatggactCTAATTTacaagataaatctattaagcctaactagttcataatttgacaatgtggtgctacagtaaccatttccTAATgctggattaattaggtttaatagattcgtctcgcgaattagctcgaggttctgcaattagttttataattagttcatatttagttctcctaattagcattcgaacatccgatgtgatattgctaaagtttagcatctaagtatccaaacaccccgtatACGACGCTTCCGGCGAACCTAAACAATAAGCCTACTTTGTGAGCAGAggctctttttattttttttaattcaccTTTTTACCTTCAATTCTCCTTTCCTTATGGGATCCATTTGTAAGTatctcattattttttatattttattcATTTACTACCATATATACCCGTACGTTGCAACGGATCGTACatccaaaaaaaataacataTTTTGTGTTGGAatattaaaaaaactaaaccCTAGTTCACTTCTCCGCACTATGATTTATGTGTCCAGTGATACGAGATGCCCAAGTCGAAGCGCGCCACGTGAGGGGCGAGCCTTTCCCGTGGCGGGCGAGC
This window encodes:
- the LOC101768964 gene encoding pentatricopeptide repeat-containing protein At2g33680; translation: MAGAAPPALRMSHTQFIEHLRRAAASTRAPRAGEALHGWAVKSGAASHAPVSNSLITFYCSLSRPLLAAAFAVFDDIPAAARDVASWNSLLNPLSRHHPLAALSQFRLMLSSYDRAVLPTPHSFAAAFTAAARAPSASAGAAAHALACKLPSAATGSDNVFVSTALLNMYCKLGITSDARSVFDGMPHRNAVSWTAMVSGYALGKCSEEAFEIFQLMLQECPLEKNEFVTTAVLSAVSVPSGLLMGVQVHGLVVKDGLVGFMSVENSLVTLYAKAECMEAARQVFGSSKERNSITWSAMITGYAQNGEADSAARMFLQMHAAGFSPTEFTFVGVLNACSDMGALAVGKQAHGLMMKLGFEMQVYVKSALVDMYAKCGCIGDAKGGFQQLCDVDDVVLWTAMIAGHVQNGELEEALVLYAKMDKEGIMPSNLTITSVLRACACLAALEPGKQLHAQIIKCGFGLGGSVGSALSTMYSKCGNLEDGMVVFRSMPDKDVIAWNSIISGFSQNGCGNGALDLFEEMKLEGTAPDHITFINVLCACSHMGLVDRGWFYFRAMTKDYDLIPRLDHYACMVDILSRAGQLKEAKDFIESITVDHGTCLWRIVLGACRSLRDFNVGAYAGEKLMELGSEDSSAYILLSNIYAAQSKWIDVERVRRLMRLRGVSKDLGCSWVELNCQVHVFVVGEQQHPEATNINVELMRLAKHMKDEGYHQTCKFPFDEELDALGESPEEDQLELISAAYS